Proteins encoded within one genomic window of Entelurus aequoreus isolate RoL-2023_Sb linkage group LG26, RoL_Eaeq_v1.1, whole genome shotgun sequence:
- the LOC133643483 gene encoding translation machinery-associated protein 7, with protein sequence MSGREGGKKKPLKAPKKQDKDLDEDDMAFKKKQKEEQKALDTLKAKASGKGPLGSSGIKKSGKK encoded by the exons GAGGCAAAAAGAAACCGCTGAAGGCTCCCAAGAAACAGGACAAGGACTTGGATGAG GACGACATGGCCTTCAAGAAGAAGCAGAAGGAGGAGCAGAAAGCCTTGGACACATTGAAGGCCAAAGCATCTGGAAAAGGACCTCTAG GTAGCAGCGGCATCAAGAAATCCGGCAAGAAGTGA